One Natrinema longum genomic window, CGATTACCGAGGTCAACGACGACTCGCAGCTCAATTCGGGCGACATCCGGATGTCCCACGCGAACACGGAAGCGTACAGGAACGCAACGTACGTCGAACAGAGCACCGTAACGATCGAAATCACGAGCGAGTACTGCGTTGGCTGGGAGACGTACTTCGACGGCCAGACCCAGAACGCCGAGGGCCAGGCGATCAGAGAGCGATGTGGATCCGACGACACGCTGGTCGTAGAACTCGGACGAACAGAGGTCGAAGGCGACTTCAGTCAAGCAGTGTACGCCGGTGGCGGCGGAATCGAGTTAGGGCATAAAAACGCCGAGATCGACGGGAACGTGACCACGGACGGCGAGATACACGGTAAGGGAACTGTTACCGGCGAAAGCACGACGAACGCCGATACGTCCATCCCGTCGTTCGATAGCGTAATCGAGTCCAAAGTCGAGGACGCCGAGCGAGGAGAGGGCGAACGGATCGCGCTGGGCGACAACAAGACGACCCTCGAGGGCGGGAACACCTACTACGATCCCCATGGGTTCGACCTGCAAAACGACGTCACCGTCGATCTGGAGGACGGAAACGTGACGCTCGTCGTCGACGGCGATATGGACTTCACCAACAACGACCTCACTGTGGATGCCGCCGCCGCCGACGAAAACGCCTCGTTCCAGGTGTTCACGACCGGAAACATGTCCATGGACAACCAGGAAGTGTGTGTCAACGCGTGTGATTACGCCGCCGGAGACGCCAAAGACCTGCAGATATACGGTACGTCGTCGATGCTCGTCCACGTCGGGACTGGGAACTCGAAATTCGAGGGGATCCTGTACGCTCCCAGAGACGAGGGGTACGCGGAGGCGGAAGGGATCGACCACTGCTCACACGAAGTGAACGGAACGGAACCGGACGTCTGTATCGAGGGTGGCGGTGGGGCAGCACAAATGTATGGCACTATCATGTCTGGGCCGATGTACGTCGACAATAACTTCGACGTCAAACACGACACGGAGCTCACCGGCTTCGACCCGGACGTTCGACACGGCGTACTCCCGCCACGGCTGACCTACCTCTCGATCGGCGTTCACGAACTCGACATCGAAAACGAGTGAACCGATTTACGCCGCGTCTTCGATCGTCGCCCGCACGTCCTCCCAGACCTCGTCGGGTGCCTGCTCACCGTTGACTCGCTCGAGATCGCCCTGTTCCTCGTAGTACTCGATAACCGGTTCGGTGTTCTCGTGGAAGACCGACAGCCGTTCTTTGACCGTCTCTTCGGTGTCGTCGTCCCGCTGGACGAGTCGCTCCTCGACCTCGGAGTCTTCGGGGGGATTGTATTCGACGTGGTAGATGTCGCCGGTTTCCGGATCCATCCGCCGCCCAGTCAGCCGGTGGACGAGTTCCTCCTCGCCGACCTCGAGGTAGAGTACGACGTCGAGATCGGTCATGTCCTCGAGCTCTTCGGCCTGTTCTAAGTTCCGCGGGTAGCCGTCGAGGACGAAGCCATCGGCCTGCGAGAGCGCCTCGTCGACGATCGCGTTGACGACCGCGTCCGGGACGAGTTCGCCCCGATCCATGTACTCGACCGGCGTGTCGTACTCGGTGTCCATATCCGAGATGTCCATCTCCTTGTTCGCTCGGAGTGCGTCCCCCGTCGTGATGTGATCGACATCGAATTCCTCGATGATCTTTGCGCTCTGGGTCCCCTTGCCTGCCCCAGGCGCACCCAGGATCAGGATTCGTGGCTGAGCCATACGCCACCGTTCAGGGGCGGCACGTAAAGGCTTAAAGAATTGGTCCCGTCGATGTCACCATGACTCGATTCGACGCAGCCGAGCCCGCCGACCGTCGGAAACTGTACGTCGACGCCATTACCGCCCACCGCGAGCGTGGAAGCGGATTTCTCACGCTCGAGGCTGACAACAGCGTCATCGAGGCCGACGACGAGTCCCTCGAGCAGACCCACGACGAGACGGCCGTCGGCCGTGACTCCGAGAGCGAATCGGCCAACGAATCGGCTGCCGAACTGGGGATCCCGTGGGTCCAGTTCAGTGACGGCACGATCAATCTCGACTGTACTGATGCTGAGTTGGACGTACTGAAAGGCGTTCTCGACGAGTTCCCCGCGTTCAAGATCGACGACCTAAATCGACCCGAGGAAGCCGAGGGCGTCAACGTCCGGATCAGTGCGAAAGCGGATCCAAACCGGATCGCCCAGTTCGTCGACGACGTCTTCCTCGAGGTGTACGATCTGCCGCCGTCGATCCGCGTCTGGGCCGTTGGGATATAATACGCCCCAGCTGTGGGAGCGGCTCGTCGGCTGTCGGCGCAGTCACTCCCCCACCGCTGCTCGGCAGGTGACCGGTTCCGGCTACATCCACCTGCCAAGCAGAGCGCGCGTTCGTGTCGGGGTCAGCCCGAGGCGAACCAGTTCGGCACACTATATATAACGCGTTCAGGGGCGGACGCGACCGGGGTCCAAACAGCGACAGAAAAAAGGGTATCGGGCCCAACGCAACAGTGATGCACCGGACCGATACACCCCGTTCGGTATGGGACGCGAGACGATACCTGCCATACCAGTCACCCGACAGACAGCATCAGTCGGGCGGTTTCCAAATAGATAAGTGCACCCAGCAAGCATCATCCGACATATAACCGGAGTTCAAAAGAGGTGAACACAATCAGCAACCTACTGACGACCCCGATGCAGGGGACACGTGTCGACGTGTTCGAGCAGATCTTCCTGGTCTTCTTAGGACTTGGTGCGCTCGTCGGCGTCATCGTGATCGCGTACACCTTGTACAACGCGTACAAGTACCGTGATACCGGTGAGGCCGACGGCGACGAGGATCTGCCCTCCGTCGGGGAGTTACCGACAGGTGGAAAGGGCGGCAAGAAACTGTTTCTCTCGTTCGGCATCAGCGCCGTAATCGTCATCTCGCTGGTGATCTGGACGTACGCGATGCTCCTGTACGTCGAGGATCCAGCCGACGGCACGGACGAGCAAGCAGAAGCACTCAACGTCGATGTCACCGGCGAGAGCTTCGCCTGGTTCTTCGAGTACGATAACGGGATCGAATCGACGGGAACCCTTCGGGTCCCCGCCGACGAACGAGTCTGGGTGCGGGTGACGTCTGGCGACGTCTGGCACGCGTTCGGCATATCCGAACAACGGGTGAAAGCCGACGCGATTCCGGGCGAGTACGACGAAACGTGGTTCGAGGCCGAGGAACCCGGCCAGTACGAGATCGAGTGCTTCGAGCTCTGTGGCGAGTATCATACCTCGATGGTCGGCACGCTCCAGGTCATGGAGCCCGAAGAGTACGACCAGTGGATGGACGATCAACTGACGATGTCGTTCACGATGGAGGACCAAAACGAGTCCCCCGTTGCGGACGGCTACGTACTGACCCTCGAGCACCAGGAGAGTGACTTCGAGGAGAGCTACACGGCAGACCAGTTCGATAACGGATCGATCGAGATCACGGATATCGAGCAAGGTGGCCAGTACAACGTGTCGATCGAGCCGACGGACGGACAGTTCGAACCGATCGAAGAGCAGATCGACATGACCGGTCCGGTCAGCGAAACCTACACGCTCGAGTTAGACGCAACGGAATCCGAGACCAATGCAAACGAAACGAACGGCGGAGGTGAGAACTGATGAGTGATCTTCCACCGATGCGGTCGATTAAGCGGTGGCTGGTCACGACCAACCACAAGGACGTCGGCATCCTCTATATGGCGACGTCGCTGTTCTTCCTGCTTTTCGGAGGGACTCTCGCATTGCTGTTCCGCGCTCACCTGTGGGAAGCCGGCGGGACGGGGCTGCTCACCAACGACCAGTTCTACCAGTCCGTTTCCGGCCACGGGCTCATCATGGTCTTCTGGTTCCTGTCACCGATCGCCAGCGGGTTCGCGAACTACTTCGTCCCGCTCCAGATCGGCGCAAAGGACCTCGCGTTCCCCCGTCTGAACGCACTGAGTTACTGGTTCTACCTGTTCTCGGGAATCCTGATGGGAATCTCGTTCTTCCAGGGTGGCTCGTTCTCCGGCGGCTGGACGATGTATGCCCCGCTGAACGTGCCGACGTATACGCCGGCGATGCAGGCGATGACCGGCGGGAACTCGATGGTTCTCGCCTTAGTTCTGTTCTGTATCTCCATCACGATGGGGACGGTCAACTTCCTGACCACGATGCACCGATCCCGTGCTGAGGGGCTCGGTCTGTGGAACATGCCGATGTTCTCCTGGTCGTGGCTGCTGACCGCCTGGATGATGCTGTTCGCGTTCGCGGCGCTGCTGGCAGCCGTGCTGTTACTCTCGGTCGATCGGCTGTTCCTCACGCAGTACTTCGCGACCGATCAGGGATCGAGTCTACTGTGGGCACATATCTTCTGGTTCTTCGGCCATCCGGAGGTGTACATCGTCTTCTTCCCTGCCTTGGGAATCATGTTCGAGACGTTCCAGACGTTCACCGGCCGACGGCTCGTCGGCCGCAAGTGGGTCATCATCGCGATGGTCCTCGTTGCGGTCCAGTCGTTCCTCGTCTGGATGCACCACATGTTCCTGTCGACGATCAACCTCCCGATCAAGACGCTGTTCATGGCGACGACGATCGGTATCTCGCTGCCCTTCGACCTGATGGTCTTCGCGCTGATCTATACGATGGTCAAAGGGCGCGTCCGCTTTACCACGCCGTTCCTGTTCTCGCTTGGGGCGCTCGTATTGTTCATTCTTGGAGGTATCACCGGTGTCTTCCTCGGGGCCGTCGTCCTCGACTACGAGTTCCGCGGAACGTACTGGGTCGTCGCTCACTTCCACTACGTGATGGTCTCGGGGGTCACCGCACTGGTCGGTGGCATCTACTACTGGTGGCCGAAACTCACCGGCAAGATGTACTCCGAGCGACTCGGGAAGCTCAACTTCGCGGTCTACTTCGTCGGCTTCAACCTGCTGTACTTCCCGATGTTCATGGCCTGGGAGACGCCACGGCGCGTCTTCCACTACGCTGAGGGTGCCCAGATCTATCACCAGCTGGCAACCGTGGGCGCGTTCGTCTTCGGCGCTTCCTTCCTGATCATGTTCTTCACGCTCGGGAAGAGTCTGGTCTCGGGTCCCGACGCCCCCGACAACCCGTGGACGTACTCGCGGACCGCCGAGTGGGCGATCCCCTCGCCGCCGCCCCTCGAGAACTGGCCCGACCGGCCCAGCTACGCCAGCGGCCGCCTCGAGTTCGTCGACGACGCCGCGACCGCGACCGACGGCGGCGTCGCACAGGAAGCGACCGCCACGGCGTCCGCGAGTCACGACGAAGAACACGCCGACCACGCCAGCATCTGGCCGGTTGGCATCGGCGTCGCGACGTTTACGTTCTTCCTCGGACTCAGCGGCATCACGCCGTACGTCTTCTCGTTCGTCGAGTCAAACATTCACAGCGGCGTCGGTAACTTCGTCACGCTCGATTCGGCACCCGCACAGAACATCATCTACCCGATCCTCATTGCACTCGGATTGGGGATGCTTGCGGTCACGCTGTTCCAGTTCGGTCGCGAGCAGTTCACCGCACCCGAGATGGCCGTCGCCGAACGCTGGCCGTTCGGCGGCATCAGCAACGAGAAGCTGGGCGTCTGGATCTTCCTGGCCTCGGACGTCGTCGTCTTCGGTGCCGCGATCGGTGCGTACGTGTTCATGCGTATCCACATGGGCTGGGGGAGCTGGCATCTCGATACGATCACCAATGCCGGACTGTTCAACACGTACGTGTTGCTGACCTCGAGTTTCACGGTCATCCTCGCACACGTGATGGCCGAACGCGGAAACAAGAAGGGGCTACTCGGCATGTTGAGCGCGACGGTACTGCTCGGACTCGTGTTCATGGGCGTCAAGGGCTTCGAGTACAGCAGCAAGTTCTCGGACGGTCACTACTGGTTCAGCGGCATCGAGTACTCGCTGTACTTCGTGACGACCGGCCTGCACGCGCTGCACGTCATCCTCGGCCTCCTGGTCGCGCTGTTCATGATCTACCGGGTCGTCTCGATCGACGCCTATCTCGAGGATCACATGCCGGTGGAGTACTTCGGTCTCTACTGGCACTTCGTCGACATCGTGTGGGTCTTCCTGTTCCCACTGTTCTACCTGATGTAGCGGCTCGCCGCTACACGGGTTTCGGTCCGCTGTTTTCCGGTTCATCTCTCGACTCGAGTGCGTGGTTCGACGGGAAAACCACGTGAGACGGCACGTCCTGTCCGCTACGAGCGACAGGATTTCAGTGCCACTTCTCGTCGATGGGGACGAATCGACGCTCGAGATCGAACGCGGCAGAACCGTCGAGATGCGCTGCTCGATCGGGATGACGCAGCCCACGGCCCAGCTCGCAGTCTGCCAACTGCGGTACGGGGGTGTGAAAGCCGTCCCGTCTACGTCCGCTCCAGCGGCGGGGTCGACCCACTGCCACGACCGATAGCAGTGTGGCTCTCCCCGACTCGCGTGGGGCACGGTCGTTCCGCGCCCGAGGTGACGGCTCGAATCGGATCGAACGAGTCACCGCTCGCCGAATCGATACCGGGCCAGTAGGGCGAGCGTCAAAGTGACTCCGACAAGGACGATACCCGCGGCAAAAACGGGGGGGCTCGTCGAGCTGGGATCGTCGGTCGTGTCGACATCACTCGATCTCACCGTGTTCGGATCGGT contains:
- a CDS encoding adenylate kinase, which produces MAQPRILILGAPGAGKGTQSAKIIEEFDVDHITTGDALRANKEMDISDMDTEYDTPVEYMDRGELVPDAVVNAIVDEALSQADGFVLDGYPRNLEQAEELEDMTDLDVVLYLEVGEEELVHRLTGRRMDPETGDIYHVEYNPPEDSEVEERLVQRDDDTEETVKERLSVFHENTEPVIEYYEEQGDLERVNGEQAPDEVWEDVRATIEDAA
- a CDS encoding DUF7289 family protein produces the protein MLSKRGVSTVLGLVLLIGMVATISVGILLVAGDVMTSVEQQSENERVEQSFVEMSQQMVIASSNNDTTRSMEFDAGERGAVVMTDTGTINISSEGLEDPIEIPIGAVEYVGDDGTRIAYQAGGVFRETGNETRVVSAPPVSYDSDDNTFSFPITEVNDDSQLNSGDIRMSHANTEAYRNATYVEQSTVTIEITSEYCVGWETYFDGQTQNAEGQAIRERCGSDDTLVVELGRTEVEGDFSQAVYAGGGGIELGHKNAEIDGNVTTDGEIHGKGTVTGESTTNADTSIPSFDSVIESKVEDAERGEGERIALGDNKTTLEGGNTYYDPHGFDLQNDVTVDLEDGNVTLVVDGDMDFTNNDLTVDAAAADENASFQVFTTGNMSMDNQEVCVNACDYAAGDAKDLQIYGTSSMLVHVGTGNSKFEGILYAPRDEGYAEAEGIDHCSHEVNGTEPDVCIEGGGGAAQMYGTIMSGPMYVDNNFDVKHDTELTGFDPDVRHGVLPPRLTYLSIGVHELDIENE
- the coxB gene encoding cytochrome c oxidase subunit II, which produces MQGTRVDVFEQIFLVFLGLGALVGVIVIAYTLYNAYKYRDTGEADGDEDLPSVGELPTGGKGGKKLFLSFGISAVIVISLVIWTYAMLLYVEDPADGTDEQAEALNVDVTGESFAWFFEYDNGIESTGTLRVPADERVWVRVTSGDVWHAFGISEQRVKADAIPGEYDETWFEAEEPGQYEIECFELCGEYHTSMVGTLQVMEPEEYDQWMDDQLTMSFTMEDQNESPVADGYVLTLEHQESDFEESYTADQFDNGSIEITDIEQGGQYNVSIEPTDGQFEPIEEQIDMTGPVSETYTLELDATESETNANETNGGGEN
- a CDS encoding cbb3-type cytochrome c oxidase subunit I — protein: MSDLPPMRSIKRWLVTTNHKDVGILYMATSLFFLLFGGTLALLFRAHLWEAGGTGLLTNDQFYQSVSGHGLIMVFWFLSPIASGFANYFVPLQIGAKDLAFPRLNALSYWFYLFSGILMGISFFQGGSFSGGWTMYAPLNVPTYTPAMQAMTGGNSMVLALVLFCISITMGTVNFLTTMHRSRAEGLGLWNMPMFSWSWLLTAWMMLFAFAALLAAVLLLSVDRLFLTQYFATDQGSSLLWAHIFWFFGHPEVYIVFFPALGIMFETFQTFTGRRLVGRKWVIIAMVLVAVQSFLVWMHHMFLSTINLPIKTLFMATTIGISLPFDLMVFALIYTMVKGRVRFTTPFLFSLGALVLFILGGITGVFLGAVVLDYEFRGTYWVVAHFHYVMVSGVTALVGGIYYWWPKLTGKMYSERLGKLNFAVYFVGFNLLYFPMFMAWETPRRVFHYAEGAQIYHQLATVGAFVFGASFLIMFFTLGKSLVSGPDAPDNPWTYSRTAEWAIPSPPPLENWPDRPSYASGRLEFVDDAATATDGGVAQEATATASASHDEEHADHASIWPVGIGVATFTFFLGLSGITPYVFSFVESNIHSGVGNFVTLDSAPAQNIIYPILIALGLGMLAVTLFQFGREQFTAPEMAVAERWPFGGISNEKLGVWIFLASDVVVFGAAIGAYVFMRIHMGWGSWHLDTITNAGLFNTYVLLTSSFTVILAHVMAERGNKKGLLGMLSATVLLGLVFMGVKGFEYSSKFSDGHYWFSGIEYSLYFVTTGLHALHVILGLLVALFMIYRVVSIDAYLEDHMPVEYFGLYWHFVDIVWVFLFPLFYLM